The Xanthomonas sp. DAR 80977 nucleotide sequence GCACGCACGCTATGGCGCTGTCGCCGGCCAGGCTCGGCAGGGAGATCGCGCGGCAGTCCCGGGCGCCATGCCATGCCGATCCGCGTCGATCCGCGCGGTGGCGATCCGGACGCGGCATGGCGGTATAGGGATAAACCAGTTCAGGCCGCGGGCGCGTTCGGCGCTTGTGCCGGCGCGGGCACAACCCGGGCGCGGCGGCAGGCGCTCAAGCCGAGGCGGCGATCGTGCGCGAGCCGAGGATGATCATGCGCAGCATCGCGCTGATCTGCCGGATCAGTTCCGGATCCTTCTCCGGCGGCAGGTCCATCGCGGTGGCGCCCATCGCGAACACCAGCCGGGTGATCGCCTTGGACACCAGCGCCGGCTCGTGCAGCGGCGCCTCGTCGATCGCGGCCAGGCGGATCAGGTCCACGCGCAGCTCTTCCTCGAAATAGTTCAGCTCGCGGTCCACCGCGCGCTTGAACGCGTCCGAACCGACCGTGCCCTCGCGCAGCAGCACGTGCAGCAGCTTGTCGTCGGCGCGCAGCTGCTCCATGAAGGTTTCCACCGAGCTGAGGATCACGCTGCGGTTGCTGCCGGCCGCGCGCTGCCGGGCCTGGCCGATGATGGTGCGCAGCGAGCTGCCGGCCAGGTCGATCAGCGCCACCGCCAGTTCGTCCATGTCGCGGAACTGGCGGTAGAAACTGTTCGGGGCGATGCCGGCCTCGCGGGTCACTTCGCGCAGGCTCAGGGTGGACACGCTGCGGTGCGGCCCGATCAGCTTCAGCGCCGCCGCCAGCAGGTCTTCGCGCGAGATCGCGCTCTTGCGCGCGGGCAGCGCGTCCTCGGGCAGGGGCAGGGGAGTGGAGGTCATGGGCGACGCGGGCCAGGCAAGAGGCGGATCATACCCTCCTTCGATGACTATACAACTGTATAGACATCTGTATCTGCACCTGTATAGTGGCAGCCATGAACGCTGCCCGCCGTCCCGCCTCCACCCGCTCCACCACCCGCGCCCTGCGCGCCTGGGTGCAGCCGGAGGTGTTCGATTTCTGGTCCACGCGCATCCATCCGCTGTGGACCTGGCAGCGCCCGCGCGCGCGGCTGCTGCAGCGCGAGCGCGCCAGCAGCGACGCGGTGACCCTGATCCTCAAGGCCAACCGCCACTGGCGCGGCCTGCGCGCCGGCCAGCACGTGCAGCTGGGCGTGGAGATCGACGGGCGCCGCCTGAGCCGCAGCTACAGCCCCACGCCGCTGCCGGGCGGGCGCCTGGCGATCACGGTCAAGGCGATCGACGGCGGCCGCGTCAGCCAGTACCTGGCCAGCGCGGCGCGGATCGGCGAAACCTTCGAACTGGGCCAGGCGTTCGGCGACATGGTGCTGCCGGCCGCGCCGCAGGGGCGCTGGCTGCT carries:
- the fabR gene encoding HTH-type transcriptional repressor FabR, which codes for MTSTPLPLPEDALPARKSAISREDLLAAALKLIGPHRSVSTLSLREVTREAGIAPNSFYRQFRDMDELAVALIDLAGSSLRTIIGQARQRAAGSNRSVILSSVETFMEQLRADDKLLHVLLREGTVGSDAFKRAVDRELNYFEEELRVDLIRLAAIDEAPLHEPALVSKAITRLVFAMGATAMDLPPEKDPELIRQISAMLRMIILGSRTIAASA